Proteins from one Anopheles nili chromosome 2, idAnoNiliSN_F5_01, whole genome shotgun sequence genomic window:
- the LOC128731281 gene encoding uncharacterized protein LOC128731281 — MKCDQIYKSMRISLIILIVSLFVSGSQIEDSIEEETVVEDFYICRTCGKDVSVVNLAFDKYSPLALSATNHTFTETRSVLVQEVQNPLGIRFHIFLVKQATCSKVQPWTLKSTWFPGYAWKVCMCPKCHTVLGWMFEPVESATEEQTFPSEAGFYALIFQNIITEGYVNSLLMKEKALRDN, encoded by the exons ATGAAGTGCGATCAAATTTATAAATCCATGCGAATTTCTTTAATCATTTTAATAGTTTCGCTATTTGTGAGTGGCTCTCAAATAGAGGATAGTATCGAAGAAGAGACGGTAGTTGAAG ATTTCTATATATGCCGCACCTGTGGGAAAGATGTTAGCGTAGTGAATCTTGCATTCGACAAATACAGCCCATTGGCACTTAGTGCCACAAATCACACATTCACCGAAACGAGGTCCGTTTTGGTACAAGAAGTTCAAAATCCGCTTGGCATCAGGTTTCATATTTTCCTAGTGAAACAAGCCACCTGTTCGAAGGTCCAACCG TGGACCTTAAAATCGACCTGGTTTCCTGGCTATGCTTGGaaggtgtgtatgtgccccAAGTGTCACACCGTGCTTGGGTGGATGTTTGAACCCGTAGAGAGCGCCACGGAAGAACAAACTTTTCCTTCGGAAGCAGGATTTTACGCCCTTATCTTCCAAAATATAATCACAGAAGGAT ACGTGAACTCCTTGCttatgaaagaaaaagcactTCGTGACAACTGA
- the LOC128722038 gene encoding uncharacterized protein LOC128722038, translated as MKHQIALLLFAAIIGAGAAAKFPNSFSRCNQEDGKCLLEAITATFRSFYKGVPEIGLVPLDPLQIDKMDIIQGDGPINIELNFKKVNLLGFQHAQVKKASGFTANPTKMDMNVLVPVASLVGGYKINGKVLILPIQGEGSSNMTMVNCGITLKWTGKLEDRNGKQFYQIDKFKVNFDTSRFYMDFSNLFNGDKALGDNMNVFLNDNWQDILKELKPAIAAAFTKIFEAVVRNVFNKVPYNELYLAYLDPTSYNRCKPGDEPCIIQAITDTFHKFQNGVPALALAPLDPLRVDEMDIVQGQGPVNIVLNFKNVDITGFKDVIVKKAKGLTANPNVIEMNLLLPVASLIGSYKIKGKVLILPIQGEGTSNMTMENCDFIMKFNGGLEKKADGKKYYQMNKIKATFDTTRFHMQLSNLFNGDKALGDSMNQFLNDNWEDILKELKPAIIGSFTKIFRAIISNVFENVPYDELFLNEA; from the exons ATGAAACACCAAATTGCTCTACTACTTTTCGCGGCCATCATCGGCGCCGGTGCTGCCGCTAAGTTTC CTAATTCCTTCTCGCGATGCAACCAGGAGGATGGCAAGTGTCTGCTGGAGGCGATAACGGCCACGTTCCGGAGTTTCTACAAGGGTGTACCGGAAATCGGACTGGTGCCGCTGGATCCGCTGCAAATCGACAAAATGGACATCATCCAGGGTGATGGGCCCATCAACATCGAGCTGAACTTCAAAAAGGTGAACCTGCTCGGGTTCCAGCACGCCCAGGTCAAGAAAGCCAG CGGATTTACTGCAAACCCAACGAAGATGGATATGAACGTGCTTGTTCCGGTTGCGTCACTAGTTGGGGGCTATAAAATTAATGGCAAAGTGTTGATCCTCCCCATCCAAGGCGAAGGTTCCAGCAACATGACGATGG TGAACTGTGGCATTACGCTCAAGTGGACCGGCAAGCTGGAGGACCGGAACGGCAAGCAGTTCTACCAGATCGACAAGTTTAAGGTGAACTTTGACACGTCGCGGTTCTACATGGACTTTAGCAATCTGTTCAACGGCGATAAGGCACTGGGCGATAACATGAACGTGTTCCTGAACGACAACTGGCAGGACATTCTGAAGGAACTGAAACCGGCGATAGCAGCCGCGTTTACGAAGATATTTGAAGCCGTCGTCCGTAACGTTTTCAACAAAGTGCCGTACAACGAGCTGTATCTCGC CTACCTTGATC CGACTTCGTACAACCGATGCAAACCAGGCGACGAACCGTGTATAATACAGGCGATAACCGACActtttcataaatttcaaaatgGTGTCCCGGCGCTAGCGTTAGCCCCCTTGGACCCGTTGCGCGTCGATGAAATGGACATCGTACAGGGCCAAGGACCGGTCAATATCGTGCTTAATTTCAAAAACGTCGATATAACTGGATTCAAGGATGTCATCGTGAAAAAAGCAAA AGGACTGACTGCAAACCCAAACGTAATTGAGATGAACTTACTGCTACCGGTTGCATCCCTCATTGGCAGCTACAAGATCAAAGGCAAGGTGCTGATTTTGCCCATCCAGGGTGAAGGCACTAGCAATATGACGATGG AAAATTGCGATTTTATAATGAAATTTAACGGCGGATTGGAGAAAAAGGCGGATGGCAAGAAGTACTACCagatgaataaaattaaagcgACGTTCGACACCACCAGATTCCATATGCAGCTATCAAACTTGTTCAATGGCGACAAGGCGCTGGGCGACAGTATGAATCAATTCCTAAACGACAACTGGGAAGACATCCTGAAAGAACTGAAACCCGCCATTATTGGCTCCTTTACGAAGATCTTTCGAGCAATAATATCCAATGTATTTGAAAATGTGCCCTATGATGAGCTGTTTTTAAATGAAGCATAA
- the LOC128731280 gene encoding uncharacterized protein LOC128731280: protein MTKKTSGMGHYTGTSSGHVGSTGGLSSFSTGGTGGVETPEKQSSSATGASGGQQHLHHTDAGLGGKGTVQDQRHHQQHHHHHQSQHHAHRQHHQHHLQQQQSGGNGRDKHTVHWFRKGLRLHDNPALREGLRGARTFRCVFIIDPWFAGSSNVGINKWRFLLQCLDDLDRNLRKLNSRLFVIRGQPADALPKLFKEWGTSCLTFEEDPEPFGRVRDHNISEMCKELGIEVISAASHTLYNLERIIDKNGGRAPLTYHQFQAIIASMDAPPQPEAAITLDVIGNATTPQYDDHDDKYGVPTLEELGFETEALRPPVWIGGETEALARLERHLERKAWVASFGRPKMTPQSLLASQTGLSPYLRFGCLSTRLFYYQLTDLYKKIKKACPPLSLHGQLLWREFFYCAATKNPTFDKMAGNPICVQIPWDRNAEALAKWASGQTGFPWIDAIMTQLREEGWIHHLARHAVACFLTRGDLWISWEEGMKVFEELLLDADWSVNAGMWMWLSCSSFFQQFFHCYCPVKFGRKADPNGDYIRRYLPVLKNFPTRFIHEPWNASDSVQRAAKCLIGKDYPLPMVNHAIASRANMERIKQVYQHLAKYRTPTGGCYEGDCGEKGGSAIAGVMTAAKVQHMNTSSMNDSPSPTTILTSVNSSGNYMCRSNPSAQSDPNGKVITYHPLLTLPDGRTVPGGNGSGIRRSAALTGGKKSIDGSDGLVHLGPGKDANVDLQQQAQQQRHQQQQQQQQQAQQQPEMNQQSQQENNRPLVTGDDDQHYGNLPVAEYAAIKPDSLSSLMRTGNLTAVGTRFSNLQDQLSNSLMSLECDVMAAKLKPNNYEFERNQNIYNSQFKVEYSDNFNSGYGLRNAVFYGGKREDDSEDAKVNSINNNSNRDDDSTGEGVADNDANEDDESPMTSLEDTGVRSGSLLFAANKTKIKQESLVQSSRMFLEPPKHLPGSKAHSTDQESNAQVKKEQSQHASQPPPAHSMHTDCDYVPGSHKLLTGMHCTGTQSQQQPISILDSQGESSQMDQGADQPMQESPSSEEKLNAAD, encoded by the exons ATGACGAAAAAAACGTCAGGAATGGGCCATTACACGGGCACCTCATCCGGGCACGTGGGATCAACGGGTGGGTTGAGTAGCTTCTCCACCGGTGGAACCGGTGGTGTGGAAACCCCAGAAAAGCAGTCCTCATCAGCCACCGGTGCATCTGGTGGACAGCAGCACCTTCACCACACCGATGCCGGTCTCGGTGGTAAAGGCACAGTCCAGGACCAAcgccatcatcaacaacatcatcatcaccatcagtcACAGCACCATGCGCACCGTCAACATCACCAGCATCatttgcagcaacagcagtccGGTGGCAATGGCCGGGACAAACACACCGTACACTGGTTCCGCAAGGGTTTACGACTGCACGATAATCCGGCCTTGCGCGAAGGACTACGCGGGGCCAGGACGTTCCGGTGCGTTTTCATCATCGATCCCTGGTTCGCGGGCAGCTCCAACGTCGGGATTAACAAGTGGAG GTTTCTGCTGCAGTGTTTGGACGATTTAGACCGTAACCTGCGAAAGCTCAATTCGCGCCTCTTCGTCATCCGCGGGCAGCCAGCGGACGCACTACCAAAGCTCTTCAAGGAATGGGGCACATCCTGCCTGACGTTCGAGGAGGACCCTGAGCCGTTTGGGCGCGTGCGCGATCACAACATCTCCGAGATGTGCAAGGAGCTCGGCATCGAGGTCATTTCGGCGGCTTCGCACACGCTGTACAATCTGGAAAG AATTATTGACAAGAACGGAGGTCGTGCGCCACTGACGTATCATCAGTTCCAAGCCATAATCGCCTCGATGGACGCACCACCTCAGCCCGAAGCTGCGATCACGTTGGATGTGATTGGGAACGCTACCACGCCGCAGTATGACGATCACGACGACAAGTACGGTGTGCCAACGCTGGAAGAGCTCGGTTTCGAGACGGAAGCACTCCGACCACCGGTCTGGATCGGTGGCGAAACGGAAGCCCTTGCTCGGCTCGAACGTCACCTCGAACGAAAGGCATGGGTGGCGTCCTTTGGACGGCCCAAAATGACGCCCCAATCACTGCTCGCTAGTCAAACGGGACTTTCGCCATATCTGCGCTTCGGATGTCTCAGTACGCGGCTGTTCTACTACCAGCTGACGGATCTGTacaagaaaatcaaaaaagcGTGCCCTCCGCTGTCCCTTCACGGGCAGCTGTTGTGGCGCGAGTTTTTCTACTGTGCCGCCACCAAGAACCCGACCTTCGACAAGATGGCCGGTAATCCGATTTGCGTGCAGATCCCCTGGGATCGTAATGCGGAAGCACTGGCCAAGTGGGCCAGCGGACAGACCGGGTTTCCATGGATTGACGCGATCATGACGCAGCTGCGCGAGGAAGGCTGGATACATCATTTGGCGCGGCACGCCGTGGCGTGCTTTCTGACACGGGGTGACTTGTGGATATCCTGGGAGGAGGGTATGAAGGTGTTCGAGGAGTTGCTGCTGGACGCCGACTGGTCGGTCAACGCCGGCATGTGGATGTGGCTTTCgtgctcgtcctttttccagcaGTTCTTTCACTGTTACTGTCCGGTGAAGTTTGGCCGCAAGGCTGACCCAAACGGGGACTACATACGGCGGTACCTGCCGGTGTTGAAG AATTTCCCAACACGCTTCATCCACGAGCCCTGGAATGCGTCGGATAGCGTGCAACGAGCGGCCAAATGTCTCATCGGCAAGGACTACCCACTGCCGATGGTGAACCACGCGATCGCATCCCGTGCCAACATGGAACGCATCAAGCAGGTGTACCAGCATCTCGCAAAGTACCGCACCCCAACGGGAGGCTGTTACGAGGGTGATTGTGGCGAAAAGGGTGGTTCCGCCATCGCGGGTGTCATGACAGCGGCCAAGGTGCAGCACATGAACACGAGCAGCATGAACGATAGCCCTAGCCCAACGACGATATTGACCAGCGTGAACAGCTCGGGTAACTACATGTGCCGCAGCAATCCGTCCGCACAAAGCGATCCCAACGGGAAGGTGATCACGTACCATCCACTGTTAACCTTACCGGATGGGCGGACTGTTCCCGGTGGCAATGGTAGTGGCATCCGGCGATCAGCTGCTCTAACGGGTGGCAAAAAATCCATCGACGGATCTGATGGGCTCGTGCATCTGGGACCCGGAAAGGATGCTAACGTTGATCTACAGCAGCAGGCGCAACAGCAAcgccatcagcaacagcagcagcaacagcagcaagctcAGCAACAGCCCGAGATGAACCAGCAGTCACAGCAGGAAAATAACCGGCCTCTTGTGactggtgatgatgatcagCATTACGGCAACTTACCTGTGGCTGAGTACGCGGCAATCAAACCGGACAGCCTGAGTTCGCTCATGCGCACCGGTAACCTAACGGCCGTTGGTACGCGGTTCTCCAATCTGCAGGATCAGCTAAGCAACAGCCTCATGTCACTCGAGTGTGACGTGATGGCGGCGAAGCTGAAACCAAACAACTACGAGTTCGAGCGGAACCAGAACATTTACAACAGCCAGTTCAAGGTGGAGTACAGTGACAACTTCAACTCCGGGTATGGTTTGCGTAACGCCGTGTTTTACGGTGGCAAGCGCGAGGACGACAGCGAAGACGCCAAGGTgaacagcatcaacaacaacagcaaccgcgatGATGACAGCACTGGTGAAGGAGTTGCGGATAACGACGCTAACGAAGACGATGAGTCCCCAATGACGTCTCTCGAAGACACGGGAGTTCGCTCCGGTTCGCTGCTGTTTGCGGCTAACAAGACGAAGATCAAGCAGGAATCGTTGGTGCAATCCTCGCGCATGTTTCTCGAACCACCGAAGCACCTTCCTGGATCGAAGGCGCATTCCACCGACCAGGAATCGAACGCGCAGGTTAAGAAGGAACAGTCGCAACACGCCTCGCAACCGCCACCGGCTCACTCGATGCACACCGACTGTGATTACGTTCCGGGGAGTCACAAATTGCTGACCGGGATGCACTGTACCGGTACGCAGTCCCAGCAGCAACCGATTTCGATTTTGGACAGCCAGGGTGAGTCGTCGCAGATGGATCAAGGAGCTGATCAACCGATGCAGGAGTCACCGAGCAGCGAAGAGAAGCTGAACGCCGCGGACTAA